A window from Photobacterium leiognathi encodes these proteins:
- a CDS encoding permease gives MLKDTLEMFLFLAIELTLLFLLISFLVGVLQSYIPPKKIQQILSGKQGSGYIVAGLLGAITPFCSCSTIPFLKGLLRAKAGFGTMMVFLFASPLLNPIIIGLFIATFGIKVAVFYFVMAMGVSVIAGVVLEKLNFERFVKPEAYIEPEPSCCAKSCSGTKVETNKWKKIWDTTWKDFKKVLPYLIGGIAIGSVIYGFMPTEFVAKVANENNPFAIPVAAIIGIPLYIRAEAVIPLSAALAAKGMGLGAVMALIIGSAGASLTEVILLKSIFKTPMIIAFVTVILTMAMSAGYIYGWIF, from the coding sequence ATGTTAAAAGATACGTTAGAGATGTTTCTCTTTTTAGCTATTGAGCTAACGCTATTGTTTTTATTGATTAGCTTTTTAGTGGGAGTGTTGCAAAGCTATATTCCACCGAAAAAGATCCAGCAGATCCTGAGTGGTAAACAAGGGAGTGGCTATATCGTGGCTGGCCTGTTAGGTGCGATTACGCCTTTTTGTTCTTGCTCTACGATTCCGTTTTTAAAAGGATTGCTCAGAGCAAAAGCAGGTTTTGGTACCATGATGGTGTTTTTGTTTGCAAGTCCGTTACTTAATCCAATCATTATCGGTTTATTCATTGCTACTTTTGGCATTAAAGTTGCGGTGTTTTACTTTGTAATGGCGATGGGTGTTTCTGTCATTGCAGGTGTGGTGTTAGAAAAACTCAATTTTGAGCGTTTTGTAAAGCCAGAAGCCTATATTGAGCCTGAGCCATCGTGTTGTGCGAAGAGTTGTAGCGGTACTAAGGTTGAAACCAATAAATGGAAAAAAATCTGGGATACCACTTGGAAAGACTTTAAAAAAGTACTGCCGTATTTAATTGGTGGTATTGCTATTGGCTCTGTGATTTATGGTTTTATGCCAACGGAATTTGTTGCCAAAGTAGCCAATGAAAATAACCCATTTGCGATTCCGGTAGCGGCTATTATTGGTATCCCGCTATACATTCGTGCTGAAGCGGTGATCCCATTAAGTGCGGCATTAGCTGCAAAAGGAATGGGACTAGGTGCGGTAATGGCATTAATTATTGGTAGTGCTGGCGCGAGTTTAACGGAAGTTATCTTGCTGAAATCAATATTTAAAACGCCAATGATCATTGCTTTTGTCACTGTGATTTTAACCATGGCGATGAGTGCAGGTTATATATATGGTTGGATATTTTAA
- a CDS encoding SDR family NAD(P)-dependent oxidoreductase — protein sequence MQILILGGTGGIGSALINAYLSQGTVNRIHATYHSSQPTIEHPQLTWHRTDVSKDSDVAKLSETFDQLDIVINTVGMLHSGDKMPEKTITQFDSDFFNQNIATNVLPTLLLAKYLSPKLKSKTLNYFVTVSAKIGSIEDNHLGGWISYRSSKAALNMALKTISIEWKNKAFNTCVIAFHPGTTDTHLSKPFQQNVPEGNLQQPEQVAAALIHLLQRLSLKDNGKFFSYDGTEIPW from the coding sequence ATGCAAATATTGATCTTAGGTGGTACAGGTGGCATTGGTTCAGCTTTAATAAACGCATATCTAAGCCAAGGCACGGTTAATCGTATCCATGCGACATACCACAGCAGCCAACCAACTATTGAACACCCTCAGCTCACTTGGCATCGTACTGATGTCAGCAAAGATTCTGATGTGGCTAAGTTATCAGAAACATTTGACCAGCTTGATATCGTTATCAATACGGTTGGCATGTTACACAGTGGAGATAAGATGCCAGAAAAAACCATTACTCAATTTGATAGTGATTTTTTCAATCAAAATATCGCAACGAACGTATTACCAACTCTGCTCCTCGCTAAGTACTTATCTCCTAAATTAAAATCAAAAACATTGAATTACTTTGTGACTGTTTCGGCAAAAATTGGCAGTATTGAAGACAATCATTTAGGTGGATGGATAAGTTACCGAAGTTCAAAAGCGGCATTAAATATGGCTTTGAAAACCATTAGCATTGAATGGAAAAATAAAGCCTTTAATACCTGTGTTATTGCGTTTCATCCCGGAACAACTGATACCCACTTATCAAAGCCTTTTCAGCAAAATGTACCTGAAGGTAATTTACAACAGCCAGAACAAGTCGCTGCAGCATTAATTCACTTACTACAGCGACTGAGCTTAAAAGATAATGGTAAGTTCTTTAGCTACGATGGTACTGAAATTCCATGGTGA
- a CDS encoding ArsR/SmtB family transcription factor: MNTEIIAKALKELGHPTRLMIYKSVIRAGHQGIAVGGLQEKLAIPGSTLSHHISGLASAGLISQRREGRTLFCVAEYQKLDSVIAYLQDECCADENQQ; the protein is encoded by the coding sequence ATGAATACAGAAATTATCGCTAAAGCATTGAAAGAATTAGGTCATCCGACACGATTAATGATTTACAAATCGGTGATAAGAGCAGGTCATCAAGGTATTGCTGTGGGTGGTTTACAAGAAAAACTGGCGATTCCCGGCTCTACTCTCTCTCACCATATTTCAGGACTAGCATCAGCTGGGTTGATTTCACAGCGTAGAGAAGGACGAACCTTGTTTTGCGTGGCGGAATACCAGAAATTAGATTCAGTGATCGCATATTTACAAGATGAATGCTGTGCCGATGAAAATCAGCAATAG
- a CDS encoding class I SAM-dependent DNA methyltransferase, with protein sequence MCADINYQAQAECIRRLHQLFGNKGTRHLDLACGTGPHVRHFIDKGFQSSGLDINQPMLDLAKLRCPEAEFVLQNMCEFKVDQPLDLITCFLYSIHYSDGFANLTRCIESAHAALKDDGIFCFNAVEKNLINNDSFVRHSVDHDNSRFTFSSGWFYQGEGEKQALKLSIEKADTLNTEIWHDEHPMVAVSFIELQALLEPYFEVHMFEHDYEKLIPWNGESGNAIVVCVKK encoded by the coding sequence ATGTGTGCTGATATTAATTATCAAGCTCAAGCCGAGTGTATTCGTCGACTTCACCAGCTTTTTGGTAATAAAGGTACACGCCATTTAGATTTAGCCTGTGGTACAGGGCCTCATGTTCGTCATTTTATCGATAAAGGCTTTCAAAGTTCTGGTTTAGACATTAATCAGCCAATGCTAGATCTTGCCAAACTTCGCTGTCCAGAAGCAGAGTTTGTATTGCAGAACATGTGTGAATTTAAAGTCGATCAGCCGTTAGACTTGATCACTTGCTTCTTGTATTCCATTCACTATAGCGATGGCTTTGCAAACTTAACACGCTGTATTGAAAGCGCTCATGCAGCACTAAAAGATGACGGTATCTTTTGTTTTAATGCGGTGGAAAAGAATTTAATCAACAATGATTCTTTTGTTCGCCATAGCGTTGATCACGATAACAGCCGCTTTACCTTTAGTTCAGGTTGGTTCTACCAAGGTGAAGGTGAAAAACAAGCGCTGAAATTGAGTATTGAAAAAGCGGATACACTCAATACTGAAATTTGGCATGATGAACATCCAATGGTTGCGGTGAGCTTTATTGAACTTCAAGCGCTACTTGAGCCTTACTTTGAAGTGCATATGTTCGAGCATGACTATGAGAAACTTATTCCTTGGAATGGGGAATCAGGTAATGCAATCGTCGTGTGTGTGAAGAAGTAA